A region of Candidatus Poribacteria bacterium DNA encodes the following proteins:
- a CDS encoding TVP38/TMEM64 family protein, whose protein sequence is MEHRKRRIILLLVMSIGFVFGGVYHRQIWGYVLELTAAFQSIETARAYIAGYGALAPVVSAILMVFQSVIAPLPAFLITFANGTLFGFWWGSLLSWSSSMVGAALCFYIARYLGIQRITQFISQPVVDKANNFVEKYGTYAILIARLMPFISFDVISYFAGATRMRFLGFWIATGIGQMPATLVYSYLGESASPHIKWILFAFGVVIAISIVKWLIRK, encoded by the coding sequence TTGGAACACAGAAAGCGTCGTATTATATTACTACTTGTGATGTCCATTGGGTTCGTGTTTGGCGGTGTCTACCATAGACAAATTTGGGGATATGTCCTCGAGCTCACCGCTGCTTTTCAGAGTATTGAGACAGCGCGAGCGTACATCGCGGGTTATGGCGCACTCGCGCCTGTTGTATCGGCGATACTCATGGTCTTTCAAAGTGTGATCGCGCCTTTGCCAGCGTTTCTGATTACCTTTGCAAACGGCACACTCTTTGGGTTTTGGTGGGGTTCACTTTTGTCGTGGAGCAGTTCGATGGTGGGCGCGGCACTCTGCTTCTATATTGCCCGTTATCTCGGTATCCAACGGATTACGCAGTTCATCAGTCAACCAGTAGTTGATAAAGCAAATAATTTCGTCGAAAAATATGGCACTTACGCCATTCTTATTGCTCGCTTGATGCCGTTCATCTCTTTTGATGTTATCAGCTATTTTGCCGGGGCAACCCGGATGCGGTTTCTCGGATTTTGGATCGCCACCGGCATCGGTCAAATGCCAGCCACCTTGGTTTATTCTTACCTCGGTGAGAGCGCATCGCCACACATCAAATGGATTCTTTTCGCTTTTGGTGTCGTCATCGCGATCTCGATTGTAAAATGGCTAATCCGAAAGTAG